Proteins co-encoded in one Mycobacterium mantenii genomic window:
- a CDS encoding TIGR04282 family arsenosugar biosynthesis glycosyltransferase, which yields MSVLPVTLLVVAKAPEPGRAKTRLAATVGDRVAAEIAAAALLDTLDAVAAAPVAARVVALTGDLDGAANADEIRQRLTSFTVIAQRGDDFAARLANAHADADGGLPVLQIGMDTPQVSADLLTGCARRLLDAPAVLGFARDGGWWVLGVGEAAMAQCLRTVPMSVPDTGELTLKALRDKGIDVSTVQGLADVDVVDDVAVVRDACAPASRFARVTRAAGL from the coding sequence GTGAGTGTCCTGCCGGTGACCCTGCTGGTGGTCGCCAAGGCCCCCGAGCCGGGCCGGGCCAAGACGCGGCTCGCCGCAACCGTCGGCGACCGCGTCGCCGCCGAAATCGCCGCCGCCGCACTGCTCGACACGCTCGATGCCGTGGCCGCCGCACCGGTGGCGGCGCGGGTGGTGGCGCTCACCGGAGACCTGGACGGCGCCGCGAACGCCGACGAAATCCGGCAGCGGCTGACGTCCTTTACCGTGATCGCCCAGCGCGGCGACGATTTCGCAGCGCGGTTGGCCAACGCGCACGCCGACGCGGACGGCGGGCTTCCGGTGCTGCAGATCGGGATGGACACCCCCCAGGTGAGCGCCGATCTGTTGACCGGTTGCGCGCGCCGGCTGCTCGACGCGCCGGCGGTACTCGGGTTTGCCCGTGACGGCGGCTGGTGGGTGCTCGGCGTCGGGGAGGCCGCGATGGCCCAGTGCCTGCGCACCGTCCCGATGTCCGTGCCCGACACCGGCGAGCTGACGTTGAAGGCATTGCGCGACAAGGGAATTGATGTGTCGACCGTCCAGGGGCTGGCCGACGTGGACGTGGTCGACGATGTCGCGGTGGTGCGCGACGCCTGCGCGCCCGCCAGTCGGTTCGCGCGCGTCACCCGCGCCGCCGGTCTCTAG
- a CDS encoding glycosyltransferase family 2 protein: protein MPDTDGLVTVILPCLNEEESLPAVLAAIPAGYRALVVDNNSTDDTAGVASRHGARVVAEPRAGYGSAVHAGVMAATTPIVAVIDADGSMDGGDLPRLVTELEKGADMVTGRRRPVPGLHWPWVARVGTVVMSWRLRTRHGLPVHDIAPMRVARREALLQLGVVDRRSGYPLELLVRAAAAGWRVVELDVSYGPRTGGRSKVSGSLRGSITAILDFWKVIS from the coding sequence GTGCCCGACACCGACGGTCTGGTCACGGTGATCCTGCCTTGCCTCAACGAAGAGGAGTCGCTGCCGGCGGTGCTGGCCGCCATCCCCGCCGGCTACCGGGCGTTGGTGGTCGACAACAACAGCACCGATGACACCGCCGGGGTCGCGAGCCGGCACGGCGCCCGGGTCGTCGCCGAACCACGGGCCGGGTACGGGTCGGCCGTCCACGCGGGTGTGATGGCCGCGACGACACCGATCGTGGCGGTCATCGACGCCGACGGGTCGATGGATGGCGGCGATCTGCCGCGGCTGGTCACTGAACTCGAGAAGGGCGCCGACATGGTGACCGGGCGGCGCCGGCCGGTACCGGGGCTGCACTGGCCGTGGGTGGCCAGGGTGGGCACCGTCGTCATGAGCTGGCGACTGCGCACCCGGCACGGCCTGCCGGTGCACGACATCGCGCCGATGCGGGTGGCGCGGCGCGAAGCCCTGCTGCAGCTCGGCGTCGTCGACCGGCGATCGGGCTATCCGCTGGAATTGCTGGTGCGTGCCGCCGCGGCCGGCTGGCGCGTCGTCGAACTCGACGTCAGCTACGGCCCGCGGACGGGCGGCAGGTCGAAGGTCAGCGGCTCGCTGCGGGGCAGCATCACCGCGATTCTGGACTTCTGGAAGGTGATTTCGTGA